A single genomic interval of Ruminococcus sp. NK3A76 harbors:
- a CDS encoding restriction endonuclease subunit S, whose protein sequence is MKSSYDILGNHIRLVDYRNRDLVSDKVLGINIDKFFMPSVANVIGTDLSKYKLISKGLFACNPMHVGRDERLPVALYTDDTPAIVSPAYFMFEVVDNTKLNEEFLMMWFRRPEFDRICWLKTDGSVRGGITWNDICRIELPVPPLDEQLRIVSSYKAITDRITLKQRINDNLEATAQSLYQEVFVDRADNNSWKQGTVGDVLQLQRGHDLPRAEMLGGEYPVAGSTGTIGYHNQYTAKAPVIVMGRSGNIGNPRLYLCDCWTHNTSLYVKQIFNAECIWIFYLLKNLNYDGFVGGSAVPTLNRNDVHAYPIAVPPLELQQSFAKKIMKLIVFMEKNNTEIEQLQKMQEFILMTISSR, encoded by the coding sequence ATGAAATCAAGTTATGATATTTTAGGAAATCATATCCGTCTTGTAGATTATCGCAATCGTGATCTTGTAAGTGATAAGGTGCTGGGAATAAATATTGATAAGTTTTTTATGCCTTCTGTTGCTAATGTTATCGGAACAGATTTGAGCAAATATAAGCTTATCAGCAAAGGCTTGTTCGCTTGTAATCCTATGCACGTCGGACGTGATGAGCGCCTTCCGGTAGCTTTGTATACTGATGATACTCCTGCAATCGTATCTCCTGCATATTTTATGTTCGAGGTAGTTGATAATACGAAGCTCAACGAAGAATTTCTTATGATGTGGTTTCGCCGACCTGAGTTTGACAGAATATGTTGGCTTAAAACAGACGGCAGCGTCAGAGGTGGTATAACATGGAACGATATATGCCGTATAGAATTGCCCGTACCGCCATTGGATGAACAGTTAAGAATAGTTTCAAGCTATAAAGCAATTACCGACAGAATTACACTGAAACAGCGGATAAATGATAATTTAGAAGCAACTGCACAATCACTGTACCAAGAAGTGTTTGTTGATAGGGCAGATAACAATTCATGGAAACAAGGAACAGTTGGCGATGTATTACAACTTCAAAGGGGACATGATCTCCCAAGAGCTGAAATGCTTGGAGGAGAATATCCGGTTGCAGGTTCAACAGGAACAATAGGTTATCATAATCAATATACAGCGAAAGCACCAGTAATTGTAATGGGGCGAAGCGGAAATATAGGAAATCCAAGATTATACCTTTGTGATTGTTGGACACACAATACATCCCTATATGTTAAGCAGATTTTTAATGCTGAGTGCATTTGGATATTCTATTTGCTCAAAAATCTAAACTATGATGGTTTTGTTGGAGGAAGTGCTGTACCCACACTAAATCGGAACGATGTCCATGCCTATCCTATTGCTGTCCCACCTCTTGAATTGCAGCAATCTTTCGCCAAAAAAATTATGAAACTCATCGTATTTATGGAAAAGAACAACACTGAGATTGAACAACTGCAAAAGATGCAAGAATTTATCCTTATGACGATTTCAAGCCGCTAA
- a CDS encoding class I SAM-dependent DNA methyltransferase: MAKAAKPKKVVSMEEALWKSADKLRGSVEPAEYKHVVLSLFFLKFASDKFEAQRKMIVEKYGDKFVDNIAFYTKDNVFYLPAESRWSFIMENAKQDDIALKIDTALFTIEKTNPALKGALPDNYYSRLHIDTSKLASLLDEIDKINTDDSENDIIGRIYEYFLGKFALAEGKGKGEFYTPKCIVNLIAELIEPYDGILYDPCCGSGGMFVQSIKFVEAHSGNKKKVSIYGQEYTNTTFKLAKMNLAIRGISANLGEMAANTFTNDQHKDLKADYIMANPPFNQKEWRAENELVDDPRWNGYEVPPTSNANYGWILNIVSKLSQNGVAGFLLANGALSDDGTELKIRKQLIDNNLVEAIIILPRSLFYTTDISVTLWILNKNKKARDVEKNGETIHYRDREREILFMDLRQMGSPFEKKYVELTEEDRAKVTATYHAWQQTGYEENYQDIPEFCYSASYDEVAEKGFTLVPSRYIEFVNRDENIDFDTKMKGLQAELKELLIEEEKSKADLLDVFKELGYEIKL, encoded by the coding sequence ATGGCAAAAGCTGCTAAACCGAAAAAAGTTGTTTCAATGGAAGAAGCTTTATGGAAATCTGCGGACAAGCTCCGTGGCTCTGTTGAGCCTGCTGAGTATAAGCACGTTGTTCTGAGCTTGTTCTTCCTGAAATTCGCAAGTGATAAATTTGAAGCTCAGCGTAAAATGATCGTTGAGAAATATGGGGATAAATTTGTAGACAATATTGCTTTCTATACGAAAGACAATGTTTTCTATCTTCCTGCCGAGAGCCGCTGGAGCTTTATCATGGAAAATGCAAAGCAGGATGATATTGCACTGAAAATAGATACCGCGCTCTTTACGATAGAGAAAACAAATCCTGCACTGAAAGGCGCACTCCCTGATAACTACTATTCTCGTTTACATATAGATACAAGCAAACTCGCATCGCTGCTTGATGAGATTGATAAGATCAATACCGATGATTCCGAGAATGATATTATCGGGCGTATCTATGAGTATTTTCTCGGCAAGTTTGCTCTCGCAGAAGGTAAAGGCAAGGGCGAATTCTATACTCCGAAATGTATCGTTAATCTTATTGCCGAGCTGATAGAGCCGTATGACGGCATACTGTATGACCCTTGTTGTGGTTCAGGCGGTATGTTCGTACAGTCAATAAAATTCGTTGAAGCCCACAGCGGCAACAAAAAGAAAGTATCTATCTACGGTCAGGAGTATACCAACACTACATTCAAGCTTGCTAAGATGAACCTCGCCATCCGTGGTATTTCTGCTAACCTGGGCGAAATGGCTGCGAATACCTTTACTAACGATCAGCACAAAGATCTGAAAGCAGATTACATCATGGCAAATCCTCCATTCAATCAGAAGGAATGGAGAGCTGAGAACGAGCTTGTCGATGATCCCCGTTGGAATGGATATGAAGTACCGCCTACCAGCAATGCAAACTATGGCTGGATCCTGAATATCGTATCAAAGCTGTCTCAGAATGGTGTTGCTGGTTTCCTGCTTGCCAATGGTGCTTTATCTGATGACGGCACGGAGCTGAAAATCAGAAAGCAGCTCATTGACAACAACCTTGTTGAAGCTATTATTATTCTGCCGAGAAGCTTGTTCTATACGACGGATATAAGCGTTACGCTCTGGATACTGAATAAAAACAAGAAAGCCCGTGATGTTGAAAAAAACGGCGAGACTATTCATTATCGTGACCGTGAGCGTGAAATACTGTTTATGGATCTGCGTCAGATGGGCAGTCCGTTTGAAAAGAAATATGTGGAGCTGACCGAGGAAGACAGAGCCAAAGTCACAGCTACATATCATGCTTGGCAGCAGACAGGCTATGAAGAAAACTATCAGGATATTCCTGAGTTTTGCTACAGTGCTTCTTACGATGAAGTTGCTGAAAAGGGCTTCACTCTTGTACCGAGCCGATATATCGAGTTCGTAAACCGTGATGAAAACATAGATTTCGATACTAAGATGAAAGGCTTACAGGCAGAACTGAAAGAGCTGTTGATCGAAGAAGAAAAGTCTAAGGCTGATCTGCTGGATGTGTTTAAGGAGTTGGGGTATGAAATCAAGTTATGA
- a CDS encoding alpha/beta-type small acid-soluble spore protein, with protein MKGLTTQQGRDTLNRFKMEAANEVGVNLKQGYNGDLTSREAGSIGGQMVNMMCPQRQPYLPLPCLT; from the coding sequence ATGAAAGGTTTAACAACACAGCAGGGCAGAGATACTCTTAACAGATTCAAGATGGAAGCAGCCAACGAAGTAGGCGTAAACCTCAAGCAGGGCTACAACGGCGACCTCACATCCCGTGAGGCAGGCTCTATCGGCGGCCAGATGGTCAATATGATGTGTCCACAACGACAGCCGTATCTTCCGCTGCCGTGTCTAACATAG
- a CDS encoding amino acid adenylation domain-containing protein, protein MITDVIKQLEKTALKYPDKRMFSDENGSLTFSQVRDKAKSLASALIPLTEGRSPVAVMSSRCSLTPAVFLGIAYAGCFYAPMDSTQPQKRLEGILGVLDPKLLIADRENAERAKSMGFKGEVLIAEELFETEVNEQALADRHKTACVDDPLYVIFTSGSTGVPKGVITSTLSLCSYINAYRDVMGIDETDVLGNQSPLDYIAAIRDIYLPVFTGASTYIIPKQCFVMPAELFKTLNEQRITAVGWSVSVFTIAVKVGAFEGGRPEYLKKICFSGSVMPCSVLRVWQENLHDAKFVNQYGPTECTASCTCYEVTEKVNDEDTLPIGKPYSNYRVFLLSEDNTPTPQGEMGEICVSGPAVALGYYNAPELTAGTFVQNPLNKAFCERIFKTGDYGTMREDGVLLFNGRKDRQIKHLGHRVELSEIEAAALKLDTVSDCCSMYWKEKELIYLFYTGDATVKELAGSLRGVLPGFMVPRKFVQLEAMPHLANGKIDMQSLKEYY, encoded by the coding sequence ATGATAACTGATGTGATAAAACAGCTTGAAAAAACAGCTTTGAAATACCCCGATAAGAGAATGTTCTCTGATGAGAACGGCTCGCTCACATTCTCGCAGGTGAGGGATAAGGCAAAGAGCCTTGCTTCGGCGCTTATACCGCTTACCGAAGGGAGGAGCCCTGTTGCTGTCATGAGCAGCCGCTGCTCGCTCACGCCGGCAGTCTTTTTGGGAATAGCTTATGCCGGGTGCTTCTATGCGCCTATGGATTCTACTCAGCCGCAAAAGCGCCTTGAGGGTATCCTCGGTGTGCTTGACCCGAAGCTGCTTATAGCCGACAGAGAAAACGCCGAGCGTGCAAAGTCGATGGGCTTTAAGGGCGAGGTGCTCATAGCCGAGGAACTTTTTGAGACTGAGGTAAACGAGCAGGCGCTTGCAGACAGGCATAAGACCGCCTGCGTTGATGACCCGCTCTATGTGATATTCACCTCCGGCTCGACAGGCGTTCCCAAAGGCGTTATCACGAGCACACTGTCACTTTGCAGCTATATAAACGCTTACCGTGACGTAATGGGAATAGATGAAACAGACGTGCTCGGCAACCAGTCGCCGCTTGATTATATCGCAGCGATAAGAGATATCTACCTGCCTGTGTTCACAGGTGCATCTACATATATTATCCCCAAGCAGTGCTTTGTGATGCCGGCTGAGCTTTTCAAAACGCTTAACGAGCAGAGGATAACTGCTGTCGGCTGGAGCGTTTCGGTGTTCACTATCGCTGTGAAGGTCGGCGCATTCGAGGGCGGCAGGCCTGAGTATCTAAAGAAGATATGCTTCTCAGGCTCAGTAATGCCCTGCTCTGTGCTCAGAGTATGGCAGGAGAACCTTCACGATGCTAAGTTCGTCAATCAGTATGGTCCTACCGAGTGTACAGCTTCCTGCACCTGCTATGAGGTGACTGAGAAGGTAAACGATGAAGACACGCTACCGATAGGCAAGCCCTACAGCAATTACCGTGTGTTCCTGCTTTCCGAGGACAACACACCCACTCCGCAGGGCGAGATGGGTGAGATATGCGTCAGCGGCCCTGCTGTCGCACTTGGTTACTATAACGCACCCGAGCTCACAGCCGGGACCTTTGTGCAGAACCCTCTCAACAAGGCGTTCTGTGAGCGCATCTTCAAGACGGGCGACTACGGCACTATGCGTGAGGACGGCGTGCTGCTCTTTAACGGCAGAAAGGACAGGCAGATAAAGCACCTCGGCCACCGTGTCGAGCTCAGCGAGATAGAGGCGGCAGCTTTGAAGCTCGATACCGTGTCTGACTGCTGCTCGATGTACTGGAAAGAAAAGGAGCTTATCTACCTTTTCTACACAGGTGATGCGACAGTCAAGGAGCTTGCAGGAAGCTTAAGAGGCGTTCTCCCGGGCTTTATGGTGCCGAGAAAGTTCGTGCAGCTTGAAGCTATGCCGCACCTTGCAAACGGCAAGATTGATATGCAGAGCCTCAAAGAATACTATTAA
- a CDS encoding phosphopantetheine-binding protein, whose product MKEQLMEILEELRPDVDFESEKQLITDGVLDSFDIVSLVGSLNDEFDIEIQVGNLVPDNFNSIEGMMALIEKLQDED is encoded by the coding sequence ATGAAAGAACAGCTTATGGAAATACTCGAGGAGCTTCGCCCTGATGTTGACTTTGAGTCGGAGAAGCAGCTTATAACAGACGGCGTGCTCGACAGCTTTGATATCGTGTCGCTCGTCGGCTCTCTTAATGATGAGTTCGATATCGAGATACAGGTAGGCAACCTTGTGCCTGATAACTTCAACAGCATCGAGGGCATGATGGCGCTTATCGAAAAGCTCCAGGACGAGGATTGA